DNA sequence from the Cucumis melo cultivar AY chromosome 6, USDA_Cmelo_AY_1.0, whole genome shotgun sequence genome:
TCCTGGTGAGGTAAGCAACAACTAGTATCCTTGCTACTGAAAGGTTAAAAGTTTCTTTTAAGGTAATGTTGCTTTTTCTGTTTCCTTCTTTTTTGAAGAAATAACACAACTTTTCATGGATAATATGAAAACCTGAATACAAGAACTCAGCAAAAACtgataaaaaatatttgaacttaACGAATTTAATAAACTATCCTTGGAACCAATGGTAATTCTAAACACCTTGTTAGATATGTTCTTATATCAGCTTAGACATTTAAAAGTTCTTCCTTGTGTCATGTCACATTACCAGGTCTTTCAACTTAGGAAGCTCCTTCCCATGTCCATGCCTTATGACTTCAACGTCCACGTAAGTCATGAGTTGCAATTGGAAGAATAGTTATTCTGTCTAGTTCACTAGCTTTCTCATAGTTCAATTTGCATATCTTGGCCCAGATCATGGATTTCGAACCTGGAGAATTTCTTAATGTGAAGGTAACATCATGAAAATTCAAATCTTTCATTTATGAGCTTTGGTTGGCTTGAAAATTTGTATATGCTGTTAGATATCATTCAACGGAAGAATTTCTTCCTTGTAAATTGAATCCCTATTAAAAGTGCTGGATGATGAGTGTTTTTGTCTTAACCAAACCGAAGTGAGCCGAGGCTGTCTCTTGATCCTTAATCCCTGTTAAAAGAATACATGGTTTGAATAGTTATTCTTGTTCAAGCctcttaattatattttgttaaattgtTGGCAGGAGGTTCATTATAATCAGCATGGTTTGTTGCTCTTAGAGGGTCAGGGTATTTATCGTTTGGGCGACTGCTGGTAAATACTTCATTATTTCTACTCAACGTTTTGTTGAAAACATCTCATATATACAAAACTTGAAACTAGCTTGACATTATCTCGGGCAGAGCTGGAAATTTTCTTAAGTTGGGTTTCATAGACTCTTATAGATtgctatatatataatattttatattagaTAACATGAGGTTTCACTCGAAACCAATTGACAAAGAGAAAAATAGTTCATCTATCTTTTAAGGAAGTTGAGCTCCCTTGATCGGAAAATGTGTGATTCTCAACATGGTTCACCATTCTTGATcggatctaatttttttttattggtccAAATATCTATTTTGGTTTAAAACTCTGATACTATATTAGATGCATACTGACAATAAGAAAAGTAGTCTATCAATCTTATAAGCGTGAAGTCCCTTGATTTTTCCAACATGGGATCTTCAACATTTTAGTATTGAAATTACATCTCACGTTATCCATTGATCTTTAGATATATCAAGCAGAGTGAAAGAGTTAATAGAACAATGGATTTAAAATTTATGTAATACTTCTATCTTCTAAACTGCACTCTAGGCTTCTTCTTCTGACATGTGAGGAAAATAAAAAGAACCGCATAATTTGTTCTATATATCCCTTGGTTATTGTTGATGCTGTTCTTGTAGGTACCCTGTTCAATCTGGTGATGCCATTTGGATGGCTCCCTTTGTACCACAATGGTTAGTGAAATGCATACATGTCTCATATTCTCATTTCATCTCATTACAATATGGTGCGAACTATAGGGTAGGAGTTCCTAATGATATTTTTCAGGTATGCTGCGCTTGGGAAAACACGAAGTCGCTATCTGCTGTACAAGGATATGAACCGAAACCCACTTGATCACAAGTAATATGCTGTTGCAACCTATCATATTTCCTATGTGGTAGGATTTAATTTAGATCGTTCAAATGAAAGTAGTGCATGTCACTTTGTAGACCCCCTTGGTCGTTTGTATTTGGAATAACATAATACACTGCAATTTCACAATCCACTTAGTTTACTTTCTAGATTTATTTGGGTTATGTTTATTTTGACACTTATTTTACGTCATTTAAGTTAGATTAAATATTCATTTTGATAATATAAGAGGTAACTCTATGATAGTCAAAGCAAAGTGCATAAGACTATTTTTTTTCACACATCGATTAATCTCATAAGACAATCCATTTAACCCTACAACATTTGGACGTTAAGAAAACCCGtagaaaattattaatttatgtCATTTTTTTATCATTAAGCCAACTCATGATGGTTATGGGTTAAATCCCCATTTTAGCCTACAAAGTTGAAATTTGTgtctatttatttaaaatagcaTAGTCTAACTATGATAAACCATTAGTCTATCAACATTGTGATATTTTGTcacattataaatattttcattattgTCCTTTAAAATAAgtttcctatttttttagaattatGAAGACTTCTTAGATATGAAATTAAAAGTAGATCCAACTCATAAtagaaagttaaaaaatttaattagacATAAATCACAAAGTTTAGAAACCGTATTTATAGCcgttacttaaaaaaaaaagcaacaaGTGCAAGTTTACCCTTTTTAGtttcatttattaattttataatattaaacACGCTGCTCTGAtgataaacaaaaataaaattaagagtAAAAAATATTCACATTAGAATAAATTGGTAATTTGACAAAATTGAAAGCGAATGAAAAACTAACGAAATGAAAGTAGCCAATACACTTGTGTTAGAAAATAATTTAGAATAAATCTTTTTGGTCAAAACCTTTCATTTATAAGCAATattagttaaaagaaaaaataaaaatagaaaaagtcaCTTTACTAGATTCCATCATTTTTAAGggttttctcttttcttcaacATTTGACCAAATACGCTACTTTATCACAATCATTTCAAAAGTccaaagaggaaaaagaaattaaaaaaaaaaaaaaagttatatattaCAGTTTTCAAGATATTGTTCATTAACAAACCGAAAGATCAAGGGCAGAAAAATCAATTTCCGGATACACATTTTATTATTACCTCAACAGAAAACATATGGGAATTGCAAACTGTTCGTatagtatatatattatagCAAATAACACATTATGAAATATCCTAAGCAACAAACCCATTTTCTACAAGCAGCCCATTTAAGCCAGCCTTAGAACGCATCCTTTTGCTTCTCAGCCTTTGGGATATTGCAAAGGCCAACTCCAGCGACTGCGAAGCATTCAGTCTTGGATCGCAGTGAGTGTGGTAGCGAGAATTCAGGTCGTCGAAGGTTACTTCCTTCGACCCTCCAACGCATTCCGTTACATTCTGTCCAGTCATTTCTAGGTGTACTCCTCCAGGATGACTCCCTTCTTGTTCATGAACATCGAAGAAAGCTCTCAATTCGGCCTAAGTAAAACAAAATGGCAACATCAACATTAATGTATGCAGTGAAAGTGCAATGGATGCTTGTAGGTAGAAAAAGTTGGTTTGTACCCTTATTGAATCAAATGAACGAGTCTTGAGACCACATGGAGCCTTTATTGTGTTGCCGTGCATTGGATCGCTCACCCATGTGACGATAAGCCCTGCTTGGCGTACTGCTCTAATGAGATGAGGCAACTTGACACGCATATTATCTGCTCCCATTCGGGTGATAATTGTAAGACGTCCAGGTCTGTTGCGGGGATTCAAAATCTCACATAACTGAACAAGCTCCGAAGGATCCATTTTGTCACTTACCTGCACAGCATAAAAAGCTAGGGATTGATCAAGCACAGATATAATGTTGTTGCAATGTTTTCTCTTCTTTCACTACGTCTCCAAAATATACCAAAAGGCTATTAATGAATTTGGCCAGATATAAAAGGACCACGTGATATTCAGAGAGAAAAAGGTCTTGATTGAGCCTCCAAATATAAAGTTCAATACATAAAAATCTTTGATGTCTCTTTGAGCACATTTGGGTGTGTGAAGTCTCCATGAGCATAGGTGGTACGGATAATGCCACAGAGATGCATAAATTAATGAAACTAATCAAAACTTGGATAATAATTACTTAGAAACATTGaaacaaaagaaatttaatCAAAACTTACAAAAGAAAATTGTCACAAGCAACGGGGACCATGCTAACTAATACATTCAAGCCAAACACCTCCTcgacattttttttctttattattgttttttcctttctaaTTCAAAGAAGCTGGATTTTCATTGAGAGCaataaaataatacaaaatgGAGCACTTAAAAACAGCCCAACACGAGAAAGCCAACCTGTTACTACATGCCAAGTGATGACATGTTATTGGGGATTGAACATTGGTCAGTGTTTTAAAGCAAGTCAATTACATCAATGAATCTAAATCCCAGTATAACAGCAGCAGTTGGGTACCTTAATGCCAAGAGGATTAGACACGCCTCGCAGGAATTCAACATGTGCACCATCCAACTGTCGAGTCCTCTCACCAACCCAAAGCATGTGAGCAGAACAATCATAGTATAGGCCTGTTGTTGAGTCCTCCCTCGTCAAGGCTTgctcatatggtaagtgaaggCACTCGTGAGAAGTCCAGAAATCAATTGTGTTCATTATAGGATGGTCCATAGTGATTCCAGCAGCTGCCATAAATCCCAGCGCTTCATCTACCCTCTGAGCAAGTTCTTTATACCTGCACACAATAAATAATATTCATTCAATTACTTAGACCTGCATTCAATAAGATAATCTACATCATGGGATGGTCCATGGTTCTCACATATAGAAGTGCTCACAGTGCATCGGTCACTAATCCTGAGTAGGCTTTGTCTGACCAAAGGCCAAGTTCAAAAGATAGTAAATTATGTGAAATTACGGAGCTTTTGAACTCAGAACCTTAAATAGTATCTCAAAACCTTGCAAGTGCTTACCACTAAACTAAAAGCCAACAAATGGGATACCCTGAGTATGATGGAGGATGTGCAGGAAACAAAAATATGCCTCTTTGAAATTATAAGTAAATTACTTAATTATTTCACAGCCAAAAAGAATGTTCACCATAGAGAAATGAGTCACGGGCGGTGACAAAGGTTCTGACACAATGCCAGTTAAATGTTATTCATTTAGACACTCAacaattatgaaaaatataaaaattcaaACTAGGAAAAGCTTTTCCTCTTTTTAAGAAGATGGAAAGGTTGGGTTCATATTGAAGAGCATAAATTTTAAACGTACAACCCATAGTCTATTGTTCAAGTAAGTCTGCTATTAAAGATCATAAATTGTAAGATGTTAAAGATATAATTCGAAATGAGTACCTGTCTCCTTGCTCACTGTGTTGAACGAAGTCAAGATTCCATTGAGAAACTCTCTGCATTGCAGCATATCCTCCAGTGGCAAACGCTCTAAGAAGGTTCAATGTACCTACGGATTGGAGATATGCTCTAACCAATCTTTGAGGATCTGGGGTTCGAGATTTCTCATCAAAAGCATCTGCATTGATGTTATCTCCACGATAACTCGGTAGCTTTACACCATCTTTAACCTCAAACGGATCTGACCTGGGTTTAGCAAATTGTCCTGCCATTCGTCCTACCTGTCAACACAGTTGGTTGACCAAATTTACATCAAATAAATTCCAAACTCAAACATTTCTCATCTTTTACATTACAACGCAAAGCTTAACACCACGGtttcaaaagaaaatgttccaagTTCTAAAAATATAGGAAATGGTGTAaggtttaataaaaaaaatagagcTGTATTCTTTGTTTTTTGAGGCTTTTGAATACGTGCTTGatatcaaatttaatataaaacaTGTTGATCGTTGTTAGTTTCTTAGAATCTAAACCGAGATACCAACTAGACATTCCCagaattcatttaataaatgaATCTGAAAACAATGGACTAAATTTGGATAAAAAGCAGAATAGATCTAGATGGAGCCTTTGCAATCTCTTCCGGATGAGAATACGAAGAGAAAGGAGACTGAAAAAGACATGATAAAATAACATGGACAGAGATAAAATAATGCAAACCCCAATAAATCATGAACAGTGTAGTAAAATATGAATTAATTAATGATGTGGGGCAGTGACTTTCCTCTGCCCCCATATCCAAAAAACAAACACTATTGacaagaaaatataaaaaatttccaaatgactgaagagagagagagaaggaaagTCCTCAAAGAATCATAGATAATCCTATAAAATTCAAGTAACAACATTCCATCATCCAAGCAATTGACCAAAAAATCATAGGGAAACACAACAATTGAAAAGAAACAAACCTTTATAATAGGCATTTGAGCGCCATATGTAAGAACAATACCCATCTGCAGCAAAACCCTGAAGGTATCCCTAATATTGTTCCCATTAAACTCTTTGAAGCTCTCAGCGCAATCCCCACCTTGAAGCAGAAATGCTTCGCCAACGGCAGCCTTGGCAAGGCTCTCCTCGAGCTTGCGAGCCTCGCCGGCGAAGACGATCGGAGGGAAGGACTCGAGAACGCGAAGAACGGAGTCGAGCTCGTTTGGATCAGGATATTCAGGGAGTTGAAGGGCCCTCTTGGATTTCCAAGATTCAGGGGTCCAATTGGAGGATCCAGAAACGAAATgggtggaagaagaagaagaagaaacggCGGAGGGAATGGTCCGGCAGAATTTGGCGGCATTGGGGGTGGAGAAATGGGGTTTGAAGAGGAAACATTTGGCGATGGAAGTTGTAGGAGCGGTGGAAGGAGTAGGAGGAAGGAGATTTGCAATGATCATGACGGTGGGGAAATTGTGAAGTGGGTTTTGTTGGTGGCTGGATAATGAGCTTAGCTTACTAGTAGCCTATCAATGAAAATATGTTTGGTTCAAACATTCCCATACATAAAATATatactttcttttcattttctatgaatcttttgttatatttttttataaatattttaaaccctttattatttttaataactttttttattttgtttttaaaatattcattttcaaataaaaaatttggtCAAAATTTTAAGATAATGGTGTTATATGTACGTTGACGAACGCGTGTTAAAGTATCATCTTGTTTCAACACTGTATGTGAACATCTGATGCACAAATAAATATCTATTTCTTCCACTCGTTTCTCTCGTTCattccttttgtttttttatcaaagacaaatgtaaacttttttttttattctatttcgTTCTTTCATTTTGATCCTTCCTCTTGCTTATCAAGGAATATATCACAATAGATAAAAactatttgttttaaaagttgaTGGTAGTTTTGATTTGGGCATATACAAAAAGCCACTATACAATTgtttccaaattaaattaatatataattttgtataaagttttatttttgatttttcaaaatattttgttaaaaggAATACTCAACGGTCAAAAGGTGGATATGTGTGAAAAACGTATAATTTCCAATAAAATATTTGGTTGCCATTAAAATGACAAAGTCCACTCAACCTTCATATTTGTGttttattgaagaaaaaaaaattgtgtatttTTGTTccataaattttgttttctattctATCTTGTTTCCTCTGCATGTTTTAATTCCGATTTAAACGAAAAGATTACTTTGATCTCTATCATTAGGATTCTGTCCATTCTTTAATGGAATGATGATATGACTTCTAATCATGAATATATCATATTAATTAGATCGATAAATAACCGAGAAATCTtgttaatttattctataaaatatattttatgcATAATCAACAAACTTGAATAAAATAAACCAGAATTACAATctaattttgtcttttttttttctcttcaaaacTCGAAACTCTTGCTTCCACTCCCTGGTTTCCTActctttatttaaaaagaaaaattgaaatctTGAAGTAAATTAGGAGAACATCGAGTAAAATAGTTgtagtaataataaaaagaataggTATATTGATGCTAACATTCATtaaactagaaaaataaaataattacaacaCATTATAAAACAAACTCTACAATATTGCATGTAAATATTTCCAACTCACAAAGCccaaaaaaaagaggaagaaagaattAGGCGGAAGGAAAAACATACCTCAATGAATCACAAAACATCTCAAACTTGAGacactaaaaaatttgtatgtagatgaaattgcatttaaaatataagttgagaaaaagaaatagaatgTCAATGCCCAAAAGAGTGACGATCAAAATCTCTTAGGCAAAGTAATTTTTTAAGttattcaataaaatatcaatttacgCTCTAGCCTTTAATTAAAAATGAAGAGCCTAGAGTTTTAATGTTAATTATCTTTTTGATAATCTATACATTAAATACAAAAGTCACATCTCATCATTCTTTGACTAAAATatgttgtttttaaaaaatttcgaactaaaaacaaaataaaaataagtcaTTATGTAAAGTCATCCATGAGAATTTAGATTCTAAAGTTCTAGTTTGAAATGACTTAATTCTTATACTTTCAAATTTGttatgattttaatttataaatttcaaTGCTTAACAATTAAtctatatattttgtaatttgtaACAATATCCGTATAGTAAAAAATTCTCAAATTAAGGGTAATAGCTTAGTCTTTAATTCTCGATCAATATATCAATAGAGTGTGAGAAATTTGATTAACTCTTAACCATTTATTTCACGATAGATACTAAATCATTAACTATCATAAAGTAGAAATACTAAATTGTTACTTATTTTAGTTGAAGGACTAGTGctacaaatttaaaagtatagaGATTAAATTATTACTAAGGAAAGTTCAAAAACTAAATTGTTCATTTAATGAAAGTTTGAGGCCTaaaattgttttttgttttaacAAAAACTAATGATTGAAATAAGTCTCTATGCTCTTGAGAAAGTCGAAACTTAgttcttattttttaatatctATTGTTTTatacatatagcaaaatttcatattctatcacTGATAGGCTTCTTCTATTAGTTTCCACCAATGTTTATCAaaaatagaatatgaaattttgttatattttgtaaatattttaattcactTTGTTATTTTTAGAAATGTTTTGTCTTGGTATCATATTTAGTGGtctataaattttatattttggtCGATTCAATTAATTGATTTTTCATATCAAttatctaatttattttttaatagaaaGGCTTGTTTCTTCTGAATAAGAGTCGAGGAAAATAAACTTTTTTAGTACTAAATTTTCATTCTACATTCATTTATTATTTGTCACAAAAGTAgaatttaaatttcttttggttctacaaaataaatttataataaataaataagtcgTTTAATAATGAATGAGAGGAACATGTGTACTGTAATAATAGtatgtatctatatatatatatatattaaatggttAAAGAGTAACGTAGAATGAAAAGGACGAGGGTTGAGGCGACGATTAACAATGAAGGAGACCGTGTAAAGGAGAGGCATTAATAAGTCTCCAAAATAGATTTATCAGTAATCTTTTTTAAGATACAACGTATCTTTGTTTGTGATATAAAAGAAATGTGATGTTTTggtattaatttaatttaattgatttaTCTTGTTGATATATGATGAGGAAAGTTCATTTTAGGAAAAGTTTATCTACAACAACACACGTATATTAATTTAAGACGTTTAATAGGTCTGGAAAGATCCTACGACTATTATTATGTCATTGATTTTAAAAAAggcaaaaaaataataataataataataattcgagagataaaagaaaattacattATAATTTATCAAAATATTACAACAATATGACAACAATAAATACTATACTGAAGTGGTTCATAGGACTATTACATAGAAAAGTAAACCTAAATGAATAACATAAAGTGTTTATTGCTTCAACATTTTATTCTAAGGAAATAACATTATATTATACcttaatctaaacttaataaTCCATCCATAATATTACAACTTTACAAGAAGCATTTATTTCATTGCCATTCATTTTTATTTAGCATTTAGTTAACAAAATtacatctaaacgattttcGATTACAATTGGAATTCATTGAAGAATTATCTTAATAGGTTAAAGTTTGGTTTTAATTCCTATCAAGATGTACcttaatatgcttatcattccaataaaaaatataaagaaatgCTTTCATTGAGAGTCGAACTCAAGACCTCCCGCTTACTAAACGGGTGCTCTAACCAACTGAGCTATGAAAGctttttgatagaaaacttaataaattatattatttttaatactTCTTATGCCCTCAAAATTCTCACATCACTAAAATCAGTTTTTCGAGAAGAAAACAATAAACCTAAATTGTCTATTTAAAACATCATTTTCGAACTTTTACTATGATTTAGTAAAATTTGAGATATAGTCTAATAAACTTAATCGAAGAGTAATTAGACGAATGGTGCTCGAAccaaaatgaatattttaattcatttggATAAAAAGATAGGAAAATCACTCTCAAATGTTGGgataaatgaaagaaaagaactcccgatcaaaatttaaaataataataataataatcagaAGAGAACTTTAAACTAATATACATACCTTGATAATTCTAGCATgaagtccaaattaaattaaatttctttttaatttcaaacACGATGTTCATtagaagaaaacaaataaaaattcaaGAACCACAACCACAACCATAACCATATTTGAATTGAACATCACTTGAAACAAACCTAGATGATCTCAACCAGATCTTCATCAAACCTCATACTTGCTCCAGTTTCATTCAATATAAAAGCAAGAATAAAGTAGAACAGCTTTAAAAGACAAACAAGGATATTCATTTCTTGAACTTTTCATTTAGAGCTGAAATCCAAGACCTGGAAAACATCCCATTCTAATGGAAGTTTGAGTAAAAGACATTTATGGATCTTTGTTTCTGAGAAACAGATAATATGGACAAGGACAACTAAAGAAACTATGGACCTCTTTATTTGTCTGTCTAGAATCCAAAAATGGTACAAGAGGTCAACAAGTTGAAAGTTGGG
Encoded proteins:
- the LOC103491083 gene encoding phospho-2-dehydro-3-deoxyheptonate aldolase 2, chloroplastic-like, with the translated sequence MIIANLLPPTPSTAPTTSIAKCFLFKPHFSTPNAAKFCRTIPSAVSSSSSSTHFVSGSSNWTPESWKSKRALQLPEYPDPNELDSVLRVLESFPPIVFAGEARKLEESLAKAAVGEAFLLQGGDCAESFKEFNGNNIRDTFRVLLQMGIVLTYGAQMPIIKVGRMAGQFAKPRSDPFEVKDGVKLPSYRGDNINADAFDEKSRTPDPQRLVRAYLQSVGTLNLLRAFATGGYAAMQRVSQWNLDFVQHSEQGDRYKELAQRVDEALGFMAAAGITMDHPIMNTIDFWTSHECLHLPYEQALTREDSTTGLYYDCSAHMLWVGERTRQLDGAHVEFLRGVSNPLGIKVSDKMDPSELVQLCEILNPRNRPGRLTIITRMGADNMRVKLPHLIRAVRQAGLIVTWVSDPMHGNTIKAPCGLKTRSFDSIRAELRAFFDVHEQEGSHPGGVHLEMTGQNVTECVGGSKEVTFDDLNSRYHTHCDPRLNASQSLELAFAISQRLRSKRMRSKAGLNGLLVENGFVA